Genomic window (Paenibacillus sp. PK3_47):
CAGAAATAAAGGGTTCACTCAACTTCCGGAGCCATCAGGCGCTCCGCAGACAGCGTTTGACTGACCGTCCCGAGCTGCAGCCCTTTGGCCCTGATCCCCTGGATCATGCCTCTGAGCGCCTTGGATGAAGATGCTGTAGGATGCATTAAAATCAGCGTTCCCGGTTCAGCCTTTGTGCTGATTTTTTGGACGACCGACTCCGGTGACGGATTGCGCCAATCGACGGTATCGAGCGTCCAGAGTACGGTTTTGAGTCCCAGGGATGCCGCAATCTCCACAGTCTCCTGATCAAAATCACCGGAAGGCGGTGCAAACCATTTGTTGTCTGCCCCAAGGCTTTCCTTCAGCAGCAGCTTGGTCTTCTCGATCTCGGCAGTTGCCCGGGCACGGCTTAGCGTACTCATATTTGGATGGGTATACGCATGGTTTTCCATTTCATGCCCCCGCCTCATCATCTCGGCAGCCAGCTCGCGGTTTTTGCTCAGCCAGCTCCCGTCCAGAAAAAAGGTCACCTTCACCTTCTCTTCGTCGAGAATATCCAGCATAGGCACTATGTATTGATTGCCCCAGGCTACATTGATCATCAGGGAGACCATCGGCTTGGCCGGATTTCCCCGGTAGACCGGAACTGCCCCGAGATCCTTCAGCGACACTTTTGGCTGGATTTGGCGCACTACCAGCTTCAGGCTGTCCCCCGGCCCTTTTAACAGCGCATTGCGGTAAGAAGCCTCCACATCTACCTCCAGCCCGT
Coding sequences:
- a CDS encoding polysaccharide deacetylase family protein; the protein is MRTEKAALVLACIAVVIGIGSTAGPVKDMLAGLKPQDGLAVWSNAPKEQDELRALIESRAAKLNAAPVDAAVDRVWKAIPGYNGLEVDVEASYRNALLKGPGDSLKLVVRQIQPKVSLKDLGAVPVYRGNPAKPMVSLMINVAWGNQYIVPMLDILDEEKVKVTFFLDGSWLSKNRELAAEMMRRGHEMENHAYTHPNMSTLSRARATAEIEKTKLLLKESLGADNKWFAPPSGDFDQETVEIAASLGLKTVLWTLDTVDWRNPSPESVVQKISTKAEPGTLILMHPTASSSKALRGMIQGIRAKGLQLGTVSQTLSAERLMAPEVE